The proteins below come from a single Leptotrichia sp. oral taxon 223 genomic window:
- a CDS encoding YiiG family protein, with the protein MKKIGAIVVIMLVIVFLSWQTGKVEKKSLSGVSKEQIVLEKNKDKYNKHIRFYNRILNIDKGLLYYFEDAGMDKKFKNIQTEDIEANIAIDKNFIDKLKELSESKEKKDELDKKAIAMIPILEKMLPVAEEMRTYYKNKQYLKDNYAKAQTLHTELLASLDKYNQVTKSYKEVFEKKSNEIKKLMIKDYDKRKQFITYNQFIFIEEGDKIIKEIHKQGLDASDFTVKGNAKKFKKIQEKMDKLFNKFEKSIKNTKQLGKEGYNPGDHSEFIQKANKFKQSVNVFIQRIEKKEKASHSSVSDSFFAQTEEGTPENVLANFNEVIKEHNKLLAKKVKK; encoded by the coding sequence ATGAAAAAAATAGGAGCAATAGTAGTAATAATGCTGGTTATTGTTTTTTTATCGTGGCAGACAGGGAAGGTAGAAAAAAAATCGTTGAGTGGTGTTTCCAAGGAACAGATTGTATTAGAAAAAAACAAAGATAAATATAATAAACATATACGGTTTTATAACAGAATATTAAATATCGATAAAGGACTTTTGTATTATTTTGAAGATGCGGGAATGGATAAGAAGTTTAAAAATATTCAGACTGAAGATATTGAAGCGAATATTGCGATAGATAAAAACTTTATTGATAAATTAAAGGAATTATCAGAAAGCAAAGAAAAAAAAGACGAACTGGATAAAAAGGCGATAGCTATGATTCCAATACTTGAAAAAATGCTGCCAGTTGCAGAAGAAATGAGAACTTATTATAAAAATAAACAATATTTGAAAGATAATTACGCAAAAGCGCAGACATTGCATACAGAATTACTTGCCTCGCTAGATAAATACAATCAAGTGACAAAAAGCTACAAAGAAGTTTTTGAAAAAAAATCTAATGAAATCAAAAAATTAATGATAAAAGATTATGACAAACGAAAACAGTTTATAACATATAATCAGTTCATATTTATTGAGGAAGGCGACAAGATCATAAAGGAAATCCATAAGCAAGGGCTGGATGCAAGCGATTTTACAGTAAAGGGAAATGCTAAGAAATTCAAAAAAATTCAGGAAAAGATGGATAAACTTTTTAACAAATTTGAAAAATCCATAAAGAATACAAAACAGCTTGGAAAGGAAGGATACAATCCTGGAGATCACAGTGAGTTCATTCAGAAAGCAAATAAATTTAAGCAGTCTGTAAACGTATTTATCCAAAGAATAGAGAAAAAGGAAAAAGCTTCACACTCATCTGTAAGCGACAGCTTCTTTGCACAGACTGAGGAAGGGACACCAGAAAATGTACTTGCAAACTTTAATGAAGTGATAAAGGAACATAATAAATTATTGGCTAAAAAAGTTAAAAAATAA
- a CDS encoding HD family phosphohydrolase, protein MRVNIRGREFIFEVKEKKTKSNEIKYNSKKKFTFRFIVLTITFMIFGIIIEMSRLNVNYVVGSIAKSDIVAYKNVSYFVDILDDSIEEKIMKTTQPEFDKIKDVNKQTVISLNRFLRDIRNMNPSDNAAIEKYIKENKYTFTIADIKEIAARTENVEYSVNLSDIISEIYSDGIYKTENLSKIIRKKDIKADNIDMKILQNFIKPNLVINEEATKKKIADNMMSLRDKEIKIYKGDIIVKKGEIIDSDTFLKLEKLNLVRNGDKFRKTVGLVATFTLVMTLIYYLLRKNARKVVESKAFYPTLITIIFVNTIYILFLNNQYFIYLLPFAMLPIISTILGNRAYAIIMTFSNMIILSREESWFLVTIAVSLVAIYKAASLVSRSDIVKLSFFLGIFQALMSFSYGLVNQSSFGLMMLMIVFSVFSGVLTGMLSLAVLPYFEDYFEILTTMKLLELSDFSHTLLKQLLIKAPGTFHHSIMVGALAEGAAESIGANATFARIASYYHDIGKMKRPEFFVENQRDGVNPHNKIKPSLSALILTSHTKDGYIMGKENKLPKEILDVILEHHGTTLTQYFYYKALESGEEVVESNFRYSGPKPRTKESGIILLADTVEAATRTLENKSKEGIENFIRYLVKSKMDDKQLSDSDLTLGEIEKVVQSFINTLQGVYHERIKYPKMDEKMKKD, encoded by the coding sequence ATGAGAGTAAATATACGAGGGCGGGAATTTATTTTTGAAGTAAAAGAAAAAAAAACTAAAAGCAATGAAATAAAGTATAATAGCAAAAAGAAATTTACATTCAGATTTATTGTTTTGACGATAACATTTATGATATTTGGCATAATTATCGAAATGTCAAGGCTAAATGTGAATTATGTTGTTGGAAGCATTGCAAAATCGGATATTGTGGCGTATAAAAATGTATCTTATTTTGTGGATATTCTGGATGACAGCATTGAAGAAAAAATAATGAAGACTACACAGCCTGAATTTGATAAAATAAAAGATGTAAACAAGCAAACTGTAATTTCACTGAACAGATTTCTGCGTGACATACGGAATATGAACCCATCTGACAATGCGGCAATTGAAAAGTATATAAAGGAAAATAAGTACACGTTTACAATTGCGGATATTAAGGAAATAGCGGCAAGAACTGAAAATGTAGAATATTCTGTAAACCTATCAGATATTATATCTGAAATTTATAGTGATGGAATTTATAAAACGGAAAATTTATCCAAAATAATCCGAAAAAAAGATATAAAGGCAGACAACATTGACATGAAAATCCTTCAAAATTTTATAAAGCCCAACCTTGTTATCAATGAAGAAGCTACAAAAAAGAAAATTGCAGATAATATGATGTCGTTGAGAGATAAGGAAATTAAGATTTACAAAGGGGACATTATCGTAAAAAAAGGTGAAATTATTGATTCAGATACATTTTTGAAGCTGGAAAAACTGAATCTGGTAAGAAATGGGGATAAATTTAGAAAAACTGTTGGACTTGTGGCTACTTTTACGCTAGTTATGACATTGATTTATTATTTGTTACGAAAAAATGCAAGAAAAGTTGTGGAATCAAAGGCATTTTATCCGACACTTATTACAATAATATTTGTAAACACGATTTATATTCTGTTTTTAAATAATCAATATTTCATTTATTTACTTCCATTTGCAATGCTTCCAATTATATCGACAATTTTGGGAAACAGGGCATATGCGATTATAATGACATTTTCAAATATGATTATTCTGTCACGGGAAGAATCGTGGTTTCTAGTTACAATAGCGGTTTCGCTAGTTGCGATTTATAAGGCTGCGAGCCTTGTGAGCAGAAGTGATATTGTAAAATTAAGTTTCTTTTTGGGAATATTTCAGGCTTTGATGTCGTTTAGTTATGGACTTGTTAATCAGTCAAGCTTTGGATTGATGATGTTAATGATAGTATTTTCAGTATTTTCAGGCGTTTTAACTGGAATGCTGTCACTTGCGGTATTGCCATATTTTGAAGATTACTTTGAAATTTTAACAACAATGAAATTGCTGGAACTCAGCGATTTTTCGCACACGTTGTTAAAACAATTGCTTATAAAGGCACCGGGAACTTTTCACCATAGCATAATGGTTGGAGCGCTGGCGGAAGGAGCGGCTGAAAGTATAGGCGCAAATGCTACATTTGCGAGAATAGCTTCATATTACCACGATATTGGAAAAATGAAGCGGCCAGAATTTTTTGTGGAAAATCAGCGGGATGGAGTAAATCCACATAATAAGATAAAACCGTCATTAAGTGCATTAATACTGACTTCACACACAAAAGATGGCTATATTATGGGAAAAGAAAACAAATTGCCAAAAGAGATTCTAGACGTAATACTGGAACATCACGGAACAACCTTGACACAGTATTTTTACTATAAAGCGCTGGAAAGTGGAGAAGAAGTTGTAGAAAGCAATTTCAGATACAGCGGGCCTAAACCTAGAACAAAGGAATCTGGAATAATTCTGCTGGCAGATACGGTGGAGGCGGCTACAAGAACTCTTGAAAATAAAAGCAAGGAAGGGATTGAAAATTTTATCAGATATTTAGTAAAATCAAAAATGGATGATAAGCAGTTAAGTGATTCTGACTTGACTTTGGGAGAAATAGAAAAAGTGGTACAATCCTTTATAAACACATTACAGGGAGTTTATCACGAAAGAATAAAATATCCGAAGATGGATGAAAAAATGAAAAAAGATTAA
- the ybeY gene encoding rRNA maturation RNase YbeY yields MLDIDITYDVEKIDDFFDKEKIKEFVSYILKDEYKEEFDKNEYYLSLLITTNEQIQEINREYRQKDAPTDVISFAYNETENFGAVNMLGDIVISIERVKEQSSEYGHSDEREFYYVLCHGMLHLLGYDHIEEEDKVVMRRREEEILNRFNYNR; encoded by the coding sequence ATGCTGGATATTGATATAACTTATGATGTTGAAAAAATTGACGATTTTTTTGATAAAGAAAAAATAAAGGAATTCGTCAGTTACATTTTAAAAGATGAATATAAAGAAGAATTTGACAAAAATGAATACTATTTATCATTATTAATTACAACAAATGAGCAAATTCAGGAAATAAACCGTGAATACCGTCAAAAAGATGCTCCAACCGACGTAATTTCCTTTGCCTACAATGAAACCGAAAACTTTGGGGCAGTAAATATGCTAGGCGACATTGTAATCTCAATCGAGCGGGTAAAAGAGCAGTCTAGTGAATACGGACATTCTGACGAGAGGGAATTTTATTATGTCTTGTGTCACGGGATGCTGCATTTGCTGGGATATGATCACATTGAAGAGGAAGATAAAGTTGTTATGAGAAGACGGGAAGAAGAAATTTTGAATAGATTTAATTATAACAGATGA
- a CDS encoding diacylglycerol kinase: MQKGLKILEEKNKKNKKSIFWLFHRKDRYNWDIKKERARDKRLVDSFNFAIEGMISALQNEKHMKVHILAAIIIVILAIVINASKVEILIISLSVCFVIITELINTAVEALVDLISPERHPLAKLAKDVAAGAVLIAAINAICVGYLLFYDKLLDIFDGTNKLHIIAGRKGNISILILLLVGILVIVLKSFFQKGTPLEGGMPSGHSAIAFAAFGILLFMTSDIRILILGFFMAGLVAQSRVKSGIHSIREVLAGGLLGFSVAFIILFVMLQFGILYN; encoded by the coding sequence ATGCAGAAGGGATTGAAAATTTTGGAAGAAAAAAATAAAAAAAATAAAAAATCAATATTTTGGTTATTTCATAGGAAAGATAGATATAATTGGGATATAAAGAAGGAGAGAGCAAGAGATAAAAGACTTGTAGACAGCTTTAATTTTGCAATTGAGGGGATGATTTCGGCATTACAGAATGAGAAACATATGAAAGTCCATATACTTGCGGCAATTATAATTGTAATTCTGGCAATTGTGATAAATGCGAGCAAAGTGGAAATTCTTATAATTTCACTGTCTGTATGTTTTGTAATAATTACCGAGCTTATAAATACAGCAGTTGAGGCGCTTGTGGATCTGATTTCTCCTGAGAGGCATCCGCTTGCTAAACTGGCTAAGGATGTAGCGGCCGGAGCGGTTCTGATTGCTGCGATAAATGCAATTTGCGTAGGATATTTACTGTTTTATGACAAATTGCTGGATATTTTTGACGGTACGAATAAATTGCATATTATAGCAGGGCGGAAAGGTAATATTTCGATTTTGATATTGCTTCTGGTTGGAATTTTAGTAATTGTATTGAAGTCATTTTTTCAAAAAGGGACACCTCTTGAAGGAGGAATGCCGAGCGGACATAGCGCAATAGCTTTTGCGGCTTTTGGAATACTGCTTTTTATGACATCAGATATAAGAATACTGATTTTAGGATTCTTTATGGCGGGACTAGTAGCTCAGAGCCGTGTTAAATCTGGGATTCATAGCATAAGGGAAGTTCTGGCAGGTGGGCTGCTTGGATTTTCAGTTGCATTTATTATATTATTTGTGATGCTGCAATTTGGGATTTTATATAATTAA
- a CDS encoding SPFH domain-containing protein: MGLFGNQLANVVEWEQYNDEMLFWKWSNKEIKKGSRLIIRPGQDAIFLFNGKVEGVFEDEGSYDIASQIVPFLSTLKGFKFGFNSGMRAEVLFINTKEVTVRWGTKNAINIPAPGLPGGMPIRAFGTMACKIDNYNVLIDKIAGIKQQFDIGDVKERVISMLDQLLMKWIAREGKDMFNLQINSFEIGNGIKEDMDFEMRKIGLSIPSFSISSFSYPEEIKRMQEKAAGQSMVGDINKYTQVAMADSMENGGGAGNMAGNMAGMQMGMMMGQQMSNQMNQMNQPNQMQNNQQSSGNAQSTGNSAAPKFCPECGTKTNGSKFCPECGTKLY; this comes from the coding sequence ATGGGATTATTTGGAAATCAGCTGGCGAATGTGGTAGAATGGGAACAGTATAATGATGAAATGCTCTTTTGGAAATGGTCAAACAAGGAAATAAAAAAAGGATCAAGATTAATTATACGCCCTGGGCAGGATGCGATTTTTCTTTTTAATGGAAAAGTGGAAGGAGTATTTGAAGATGAAGGGAGTTATGATATTGCGTCACAAATAGTTCCTTTTTTGTCAACATTGAAAGGATTTAAATTTGGATTTAACTCAGGAATGAGAGCAGAAGTGCTTTTTATCAATACAAAGGAAGTTACTGTAAGATGGGGAACTAAGAACGCTATTAATATTCCGGCACCAGGACTTCCAGGGGGAATGCCTATAAGGGCCTTTGGTACAATGGCGTGCAAAATTGATAATTATAACGTGCTGATTGATAAAATTGCCGGAATTAAACAGCAGTTTGATATTGGCGACGTAAAGGAGAGGGTAATTTCAATGCTGGATCAGCTTCTTATGAAATGGATAGCAAGAGAAGGGAAGGATATGTTCAACCTTCAAATAAATTCATTTGAAATAGGAAATGGAATAAAGGAAGACATGGACTTTGAGATGCGAAAAATAGGACTTTCTATTCCTAGTTTTTCTATTTCCAGCTTCAGTTACCCGGAAGAAATTAAGAGAATGCAGGAAAAGGCAGCAGGCCAAAGCATGGTTGGAGATATAAACAAATATACTCAAGTGGCTATGGCTGACTCAATGGAAAATGGAGGAGGTGCAGGAAATATGGCTGGAAACATGGCAGGTATGCAAATGGGAATGATGATGGGACAGCAAATGTCAAATCAGATGAACCAAATGAACCAGCCAAATCAAATGCAAAATAATCAACAATCTTCAGGAAATGCTCAATCCACAGGAAATAGCGCTGCACCGAAGTTCTGTCCAGAATGCGGTACAAAAACAAATGGCAGCAAATTCTGCCCGGAATGCGGTACAAAATTATATTAA
- a CDS encoding TlpA disulfide reductase family protein — protein sequence MKKLLLIISMFMVFLVGYGKAKPLEVNMEAGTKIPSFELRDFNGKYIKNRKIFNNGKPTLLVFAAEWCPHCHAELAEVQKFYEENKDSVNVAVVFTSRRTNLTATKQFVAENKFTFPVYYDATQSLMNGFKIKNVPTNIMIQNSVIENVNEGIMDYDGLKQAFYLN from the coding sequence ATGAAAAAATTATTACTTATTATTTCAATGTTTATGGTATTTTTAGTTGGATACGGGAAGGCAAAACCTCTTGAGGTAAATATGGAAGCTGGAACAAAAATTCCTAGTTTCGAGTTAAGGGATTTTAATGGGAAATATATAAAAAACAGAAAAATATTCAATAACGGTAAGCCTACATTATTAGTATTTGCCGCTGAATGGTGCCCGCATTGCCATGCTGAATTAGCAGAAGTCCAAAAATTTTATGAAGAAAATAAGGATAGCGTAAACGTGGCAGTCGTATTTACAAGCAGAAGAACAAATTTAACAGCGACAAAACAGTTTGTTGCAGAAAACAAATTTACCTTCCCTGTTTATTATGACGCTACTCAGTCATTAATGAATGGCTTTAAAATTAAAAACGTTCCAACAAACATAATGATACAAAATTCAGTTATAGAAAATGTTAACGAAGGAATAATGGATTATGATGGTTTAAAACAGGCATTTTATCTTAACTAA
- a CDS encoding HemK/PrmC family methyltransferase: protein MHPKILDIGVGSGIIGITAALEIKDSYVLGVDISEKALETAEKNKQLLKVSNIKFLKSDLFENVEFKQFDMIVSNPPYISLNEAGIMSDDTLLHEPSEALFAENDGLYFYYEICQKAADYLVDFGYLLFEIGYKQGKNVAKIMTSSGFKNVEVIKDLAGLDRVVVGQKLLNKIEN from the coding sequence ATTCATCCAAAAATACTTGATATTGGCGTTGGAAGTGGTATAATAGGAATAACAGCCGCATTGGAAATAAAAGATTCCTATGTATTAGGCGTGGATATTTCTGAAAAGGCGCTTGAAACTGCTGAAAAAAATAAACAACTTCTGAAAGTTTCAAATATAAAATTTTTAAAATCAGACTTATTTGAAAATGTTGAATTTAAGCAGTTTGATATGATAGTGTCAAATCCACCGTATATTTCCCTTAATGAAGCTGGTATTATGTCAGATGACACTTTATTGCATGAGCCAAGCGAAGCACTTTTTGCAGAAAATGACGGATTATATTTTTATTATGAGATTTGTCAGAAGGCAGCTGATTATTTAGTTGATTTTGGATATTTATTATTTGAAATAGGCTATAAGCAGGGGAAAAATGTTGCCAAGATTATGACAAGTTCAGGTTTTAAAAATGTGGAAGTTATAAAGGATTTAGCTGGATTGGATAGAGTTGTCGTGGGACAGAAATTATTAAATAAAATTGAAAATTAG
- a CDS encoding PspA/IM30 family protein has protein sequence MASILGRFKTIMASNINALLDKMEDPEKMIDQYLRDMEKDLGSVKAETVAVMAQESAAKRKVAECENEIKKMEDYAKKALQAGNEADARMFLEKKGSIKIKLESLEKEKMVAVENSLKMREMHDKLTSDIQKLNARKNEIKAKIKMAKSAQKISAMTSSDGISGKMSSFNSIEEKADRMLDEANATIELNSPKKDEVDDLMKKYDSEELESSSAVDDEMERLKKEMGL, from the coding sequence ATGGCTAGTATTTTAGGAAGATTTAAAACAATAATGGCATCTAATATCAATGCGTTATTAGACAAAATGGAGGATCCTGAAAAAATGATAGATCAGTATTTACGGGATATGGAAAAGGATCTGGGGAGTGTAAAGGCTGAAACAGTTGCTGTAATGGCACAGGAAAGTGCAGCCAAGAGAAAAGTTGCAGAATGCGAAAATGAAATTAAGAAAATGGAAGATTATGCGAAAAAAGCTCTTCAGGCAGGAAATGAAGCTGATGCGAGAATGTTTCTGGAAAAAAAGGGTTCTATTAAGATAAAGCTGGAATCCCTGGAAAAAGAAAAAATGGTTGCAGTTGAAAATTCTTTGAAAATGCGTGAAATGCACGATAAGCTTACATCAGATATACAAAAGCTTAATGCAAGAAAAAATGAAATAAAGGCAAAAATAAAAATGGCAAAATCTGCTCAAAAGATTAGCGCAATGACATCTTCTGATGGAATTAGCGGGAAAATGTCATCATTTAATTCTATTGAAGAAAAAGCTGACAGAATGTTGGATGAAGCAAATGCCACTATAGAGCTTAATTCTCCAAAAAAAGATGAAGTGGATGATCTTATGAAAAAATATGACAGCGAAGAATTAGAAAGCTCATCAGCAGTTGATGATGAAATGGAAAGACTGAAAAAGGAAATGGGATTGTAA
- the prfA gene encoding peptide chain release factor 1, whose translation MFQKLDDVVLKHKELTEMLMDPEVVSDPKKIMEYNKALNSIDEVVQKYTYYKKRKEEMESLKEDLKAEKDTEMKEMMHEEIHSIEEEIPHLEEELKILLLPKDPNDDKNVIMEIRAGAGGDEAALFAADIFRMFTRYAERNRWKTEVIDKSEIGVGGLKEVTFLIKGHGAYSRLKFESGVHRVQRVPATESSGRVHTSTITVAVLPEIDDVSAVEINPSDLKIDTYRSSGAGGQHVNTTDSAVRITHLPTGLVVTSQDGRSQIKNKEAAMKVLASKLYEMEYEKQRSAVENERRSQVGSGDRSEKIRTYNFPQGRVTDHRIKLTLHRLDGVLDGDLDEMIDALIAYEQAELLKEVGNSNE comes from the coding sequence ATGTTTCAAAAATTGGACGATGTTGTCTTAAAGCATAAGGAACTCACAGAAATGCTTATGGATCCTGAAGTCGTTTCAGATCCAAAGAAAATTATGGAGTATAATAAGGCTTTAAACAGCATTGATGAAGTTGTACAAAAATATACATACTATAAAAAGCGTAAAGAAGAAATGGAAAGCCTGAAAGAAGATCTGAAAGCTGAAAAAGATACGGAAATGAAGGAAATGATGCATGAGGAAATTCATTCGATTGAAGAAGAAATTCCACATCTTGAAGAAGAATTAAAAATACTTCTGCTTCCAAAAGATCCTAATGATGATAAAAATGTTATCATGGAAATCCGTGCTGGAGCGGGTGGAGATGAAGCAGCATTATTTGCGGCTGATATTTTCAGAATGTTTACTAGATATGCAGAAAGAAACCGTTGGAAAACTGAAGTCATTGACAAAAGTGAAATTGGGGTTGGGGGACTGAAGGAAGTAACATTTTTAATTAAAGGGCATGGCGCTTATTCAAGATTGAAATTTGAAAGCGGAGTTCACCGTGTGCAAAGAGTTCCAGCTACCGAGTCTTCTGGAAGGGTTCACACATCTACAATTACAGTTGCAGTATTACCTGAAATAGACGATGTAAGCGCAGTTGAAATTAATCCAAGTGACTTGAAAATTGATACATACAGATCAAGCGGAGCAGGTGGACAGCACGTAAATACTACTGATTCTGCTGTAAGAATTACTCACTTGCCAACTGGACTTGTAGTAACTTCGCAAGATGGACGTTCACAAATAAAAAATAAGGAAGCTGCAATGAAAGTATTGGCTTCTAAACTGTATGAAATGGAATATGAGAAACAAAGAAGCGCAGTTGAAAATGAAAGACGTTCGCAAGTTGGAAGTGGAGACAGATCTGAAAAAATCAGAACTTACAACTTTCCTCAAGGAAGAGTTACCGATCACAGGATTAAATTGACGCTTCATAGGCTGGATGGCGTTCTGGATGGTGATTTGGACGAGATGATAGATGCCCTGATTGCTTATGAGCAGGCAGAATTATTAAAAGAAGTTGGAAATAGCAATGAATAA
- the queA gene encoding tRNA preQ1(34) S-adenosylmethionine ribosyltransferase-isomerase QueA, with protein sequence MKISDFDFELPEELIAQYAVNPRDHSKLLVLNKKEKTLEHKKFYNIVDYLKKDDVLVINRTKVIPARLFGHKENGAVLECFLLKRHDMHMWEVLLKPAKKLKIGQKLIFLEGVLEAELLEIKEDGNRIVKFNFEGRFEEILDKLGEMPLPPYIIEKLEDKNRYQTVYAKEGESVAAPTAGLHFTNELLEKIREKGVIIAEVFLDVGLGTFRPVQVENVLDHKMHSERYRIPEETAKIINKAKERGNRVIAVGTTSVRTLESSVDENGKLIASEGDTNIFIYGDYNFKIVDAIITNFHLPKSTLIMLISAFGGKEFVFEAYRKAIEEKYRFYSFGDSMFIY encoded by the coding sequence ATGAAAATTTCAGATTTTGATTTTGAACTGCCTGAGGAACTGATAGCGCAGTACGCTGTAAATCCGAGAGATCATTCAAAATTACTGGTATTAAATAAAAAAGAAAAAACATTGGAACATAAAAAATTTTATAATATTGTAGATTATTTAAAAAAAGACGATGTTCTTGTAATTAACCGTACGAAAGTTATTCCGGCAAGACTGTTTGGGCATAAGGAAAATGGAGCTGTGCTGGAATGTTTTTTATTGAAAAGACATGATATGCATATGTGGGAAGTTTTGCTAAAGCCTGCAAAAAAATTGAAAATCGGGCAGAAACTTATATTTCTGGAAGGAGTCTTGGAGGCAGAACTGCTGGAAATTAAGGAAGATGGAAACAGAATTGTAAAATTTAATTTTGAAGGAAGATTTGAGGAAATTTTGGATAAATTGGGAGAAATGCCGCTTCCACCGTATATTATAGAAAAACTGGAGGATAAGAATCGATATCAGACTGTTTATGCTAAGGAAGGGGAATCAGTAGCAGCACCAACTGCAGGGCTTCATTTTACAAATGAACTTTTGGAGAAAATTCGTGAAAAGGGGGTTATTATCGCAGAAGTATTTTTAGATGTGGGACTTGGGACATTTCGTCCAGTGCAGGTGGAAAATGTTCTGGATCATAAAATGCACAGCGAAAGATACAGAATACCCGAAGAAACGGCTAAAATTATTAACAAAGCTAAAGAAAGAGGGAATCGTGTAATTGCAGTAGGAACTACATCAGTAAGAACGCTGGAATCTTCTGTTGATGAAAATGGTAAATTAATAGCCTCTGAGGGTGATACAAATATTTTCATTTATGGAGATTATAATTTTAAAATTGTTGATGCAATTATTACAAACTTCCATTTGCCAAAATCTACACTAATTATGCTAATTTCAGCATTTGGAGGAAAAGAATTTGTTTTTGAGGCATATAGGAAGGCAATTGAGGAAAAGTACAGGTTTTATAGTTTTGGGGATTCGATGTTTATTTATTAA
- a CDS encoding OmpA family protein has translation MKKAVIFLVMVFGVNAMAHLGLPCSSEEKKCVIRGFKIDGNVLDESEASTIREIINDLNKYGKSGTIDIIGHTDSTGSRKHNLKLSETRAKNFAKLMRKYGLDKRFSFGKIKGEGANSPVDTDERAEGRYNNRRVEIFLNNVEFENQQSK, from the coding sequence ATGAAGAAAGCAGTTATATTTTTGGTGATGGTATTTGGTGTGAATGCAATGGCACATTTAGGACTTCCGTGTTCGTCAGAAGAAAAAAAATGTGTTATAAGAGGTTTTAAGATAGATGGAAATGTTCTGGATGAATCTGAAGCATCAACTATCAGGGAGATTATCAATGATTTGAATAAATATGGTAAATCTGGAACAATTGATATTATAGGGCATACAGATTCTACAGGTTCACGAAAACATAATTTAAAATTATCAGAAACAAGAGCAAAAAACTTTGCAAAACTAATGAGGAAATATGGGCTGGATAAAAGATTTTCCTTTGGAAAAATAAAAGGCGAAGGGGCAAATTCGCCTGTGGATACAGACGAAAGAGCTGAAGGCAGATACAATAATCGAAGGGTTGAGATTTTTTTGAATAATGTGGAATTTGAAAATCAGCAAAGTAAATAA
- a CDS encoding OmpA family protein, with translation MKKLIILLVIITGINMQAEEILKKEEKINTENTNYIPEPPMSTQIICGFPPCDLTYGKCIVRGFKVDGEKMNESESYDLKYIANMLNTHIEKGSLEIIGHTDSTGSKKHNLKLSLARARNAAKLLQEYGLDKRFSIVKITGKGGEVPADTNETVEGRYNNRRIEIILNDLEYKKLRFINKKTILPK, from the coding sequence ATGAAAAAATTAATTATACTTTTGGTGATAATAACAGGTATAAATATGCAGGCAGAGGAAATTTTAAAAAAAGAAGAAAAAATTAATACGGAAAATACTAATTATATTCCAGAACCCCCAATGTCAACTCAGATAATTTGCGGTTTTCCACCTTGTGATTTGACATATGGAAAATGCATAGTTCGTGGATTTAAAGTAGATGGAGAAAAAATGAATGAATCTGAAAGTTATGATTTGAAATACATTGCAAATATGCTTAATACCCATATAGAAAAAGGTTCCCTTGAAATTATAGGGCATACAGATTCGACTGGTTCAAAAAAGCATAATTTGAAATTATCGTTGGCAAGAGCAAGAAATGCAGCTAAATTATTGCAGGAATATGGACTGGATAAAAGATTTTCTATTGTAAAAATTACAGGAAAAGGTGGGGAAGTGCCTGCGGATACAAATGAAACTGTAGAAGGGAGATACAATAATCGGAGAATTGAAATTATTTTGAATGACTTGGAATATAAAAAGTTGAGATTTATAAATAAAAAAACTATTTTACCGAAATAA